Part of the Pseudobdellovibrionaceae bacterium genome is shown below.
ATCCCCATTGTCGAAAGAGATCTTCGTAAAGTAAAAATTCAGGATACATCTTTTGCTGTTTTAAGGTTTCATCCATAATCAGAATGTGCGAAGTCCCACCGCCGTTAAACAACTGTAATTCACTTGTAAATGAGTTTTTCAAAACCATAAGCGGATTGATTTGCGGAAAAGGCTTTAACCCATGGGTCAGGTAACTGAGGTAGGCAAAAAGGTAACCGGCTCCGTTAGTATTGACTTCAATGAGGCGAGCCTGTTGAGTGTTAGGATCTACATGAAAGTCATAGGCCATGAGCACAGAAAACTGCTCGGTCTTAAAGTCCAAGATTTCTTGGTCTTGTTTAGAGAGGTGCGGGCGAAGTTGATCAGCATATGAATCAGTGTGAGTCCATGCAAAGGTGTCAGCAATGGCTTTTTGAATTTTTCCGTACAGAGAGGGGGAGAGATTAACGGTCTGCGCACCAGCCAAATACTCCAATGGAAATGCTGAGCGCCCGGCTGCAGCCGCATCGGGAAAAAGAATTTTCAAGTGCCCAAAACATGATTCAGCGAACGACTCTTTACCCATATTTCCTCAAAAAAAACGCGCTCAGAATAGCGCGTTTTTTGTAACATAACAGTTGTCCTACCCAGTTTAGTTGGCGTTTACAAATCCATCACCAGGTTTCCAGCCCGCTCCACACAATTCTCCTGTTTTTAAGGCATTGACCACGCGGAGAATTTCTCCAGCATCTCGCCCGACATTGAGGTTGTGAATGCCCATGTATTGAATATTACCTTCAGGATCAATAACGAATGTACCCCGCGTGGCAATACCCGAATCCTGCAACAAAACGCCATAGTCTCGTGACAGTTGCTTAGTGATATCACCAATGAGTGGATAACCAAGGTCTTTCAAATCGTCTTTAATCCAGCGTGCATGCGAGTGCACAGAGTCCACACTTACACCGATCACTTCGGCACCCGCCTCTTTGAACTTACCCAAGTGATCTCGAAATTGGGTGATTTCAGTGGGGCAAACAAAAGTGAAATCCAGAGGATAAAAAAACAAGACAACCCACTTGCCCTTGTAGTCAGAAAGACTGATATCTTTAAAATCGCCTCCGTCCACAACGGCAGGTGCAGTGAACTGAGGAGCTGGTTGGCC
Proteins encoded:
- a CDS encoding peroxiredoxin, coding for MPIIGQPAPQFTAPAVVDGGDFKDISLSDYKGKWVVLFFYPLDFTFVCPTEITQFRDHLGKFKEAGAEVIGVSVDSVHSHARWIKDDLKDLGYPLIGDITKQLSRDYGVLLQDSGIATRGTFVIDPEGNIQYMGIHNLNVGRDAGEILRVVNALKTGELCGAGWKPGDGFVNAN